The Paeniglutamicibacter cryotolerans DNA segment TACGAGAGCCGCATCAGCGAGGAGGACCGGGAGCGGATCAGCGAATTCATCAGGCTGGGATGGGCCAACCACAACTCCGTGGACCATTCCTTCGCCACGGCCTGGGATGCCGGGATCATGCTCGCCTCCCGGCGCACCTGGTGGCGCATCGCCGCGGAGATCGAAGACCAGCTGCTGCGTCCCCGGGTCCCGACCAAACGCCAGAACCGGCGGGGTACGCGGACCAAACCCGTGTTGAAGGCCACCGGACCGGGCCAGATCTGGTCCTGGGACATAACCGATGTGTACTCACCGTGGAAGTCGGTGGTGTTCAAGGTCTATTCCGTGATGGACATCTTCTCCCGCCGGATCGTGGCGTGGAGGGTGGAGGACCGCGAAGCGGACCACCTGGCCGTGGAGATGTTTGAGGGTGCCATCACCGAGCACGGGGCACCGCACACGGTGCATGCCGACTCGGGACCTGCCATGAAATCGCATCTGCTGCGCGATGCGCTGACCGCCCACGGCGTGGAACTCTCCCACAACCGGCCGTACGTGAGTAACGATAATCCGTTCAGCGAGTCGGGATTCCGGACCATGAAATACCGGCCCGGTTACCCACGGATCTTCAAGACCGTGGAGAGCGCCGGGGCCTACATCGGGGACTACGTGCCGTGGTACAACACGAAGCACAAGCATTCGGGGATTGCCCTCTTCTCGCCCGCTCAGGTCCATGACGGGTCCTGGAAAGAGGTGTGGGATACGCGTGAGCACGCGTTGCAGTGCTACTACGAGAAGAACCCCGGACGCTTCCGCACCCGGCCCAGGACACCGGCCCCGGCCAACTGCGTGGGAATCAACCTGCCCGAAACGAAACCGGCCCTACTGAGCGCCTAGTGACTCCACACAGCTTGACAATTTTCGCTCAACACGCCACCCCACGATCTGGCGGGAGAAGATATCCATCACGGAATAGACCTTGAACACCACCGACTTCCACGGTGAATACACATCGGAAATGTCCCAGGACCAGATCTGGCCCGGCCCGGTGGCCTTCAGCACGGGCTTCGCGCTCCGGGCCCGCTTGTTCTGGGCCCTGGTAGGAACCGTGGGGCGCAACATTTGGTCTTCAATCTCGGCAGCGATACGCCACCAGGTGCGTCGAGAGGCGAGCATCACCCCGTTGTCCCAAGCCGTGGCGAAGGAGTGGTCCACGGAGACCTGCTCGGCCCAGCCCAGCTTGATGTATTCACTGATCCGCTCACGGTCCGCCTCGCTGATCCGGCTCTCGTAGGCGCGCTCGGACTGATGGATCGGGTCCCGGACGTGTTCACGGGGATTGCGTCGGTAATGCCACGTGGAGCGCGATACGCCGGCCAGTTCAAGTGCCTGGCGTTGGGAGCCGGTGACGTCCCTCAGGGTTCGGACGAGCTGGTTCTCGGCGTCTATAAACTTTTCGGAGCGTTCGTCGGCTTCGTATCGGGCCCTGACACGTTCAAGTCGTGCAAGAGCCCGATAGCTTTTCCCAAGGCGGTATTGGACCCCTCAAGCATGCGAATGCGTTCCTGGAGCTGTTCGACTTCTAACTGGTGTTCAGCGATTTCTTTGGCGCGGGCTTTTTCAAACGCGGACCGTTCGCCAGATGTTCGGGTCATACTCCCATGATCCCTTGGTACCAGGTTCCGGTCGAGGTCCCCGTCGTAGACCAGCTTCCGCCACTGCTGCAGGGTCCATGCCGGCACGTTCTGAGCAGCCAGCCAGGTTGCTTTGGTTCCGTGTGGTTGAAGGTAGTACTGGTGCATGAACTCGCGGATTTCTTCGCGAGTGTATCCCTGGATTGTTGCTGTCATGGCTGTCTCCTTCAGCAAGGTTTGGACGAACCGTGTGGCTCACAACCAGCCTGACGTAGAGGGGACTCATGAAAAGTGCTCGCGAAATGGGGTGCGTGCCTCATCTGGAATGTGCTCGCGAAATCTCTGGCCCACGCCGGGCGCTCTTGGTGTGCTGGAGGGATGGGTAATGGGATCTCGTTGTCTGCACGCAGGGAAATCACCAAGAAGGAAGCCACGGAGTATGCACGGGCTTCGAAGAAGGCCAAGGGAGTCATCCTGACCCGTTTGGTCATCCAGCTCGGCTGGTCCCGGGCCAACGCCCGCCGGCAGTTGAACCATGCCCTGAAACGGCGCGGACCGGCCTCGGCGGTGAAGCGGAACCCACGTCCACGGACCTACGGGTACGACACGCTCAAGGTCCTGCAACGGGTCTGGCTCATGGCCGGGCAACCATGCGGAAAATACCTGGCCCCGATCATGGGACCCACGCTGCAGAACATGGAAAACCATCCCGGTTCCGCACCGTTTGGCCACGAAAAAGCCCGGTATACCCCGGCAGTTCGGGCTCAGCTGCTCACGATGAGCCCGGCGACCATCGACCGGCTGCTGGCCCCCTGCAAGGCCCTGCTCTATCCCGACGCGAAGTCCTCGACCCGTTCGGTCGCAAATAGGCACCGCGAGGCGATTCCCATCATGACCCACGTGCCGGAGATCGATAAGCAGCCGGGCTTGGTAGCCATCGACACCGTCGCCCATTGCGGGCACACGCTCAAGGGCGAGTTCGCCTTCACCCTCACCGTGACCGATGTGTTCACCGGCTGGACGATGAACCGGGCCATCAAGAACAAGGCCGCCAAATGGATCGTTCAGGCCATGGACGAGATTGCCACCAAATTCCCTTACCCGATCGATCACGTCCACAGCGATAACGGCTCTGAGTTCCTCAACGACGCGGTCACCAAATGGTGTGATGTCCAGGGGATCCGGATGACTCGATCCCGGGCCCACCACTCCAACGACAACCCGTTCGTTGAGCAGAAAAACGGTGACATCGTGCGCCGTTCGGCGTTCAACTACCGTTACGACACCCCCGCGGAGCTGGTTCTCTTGCAGGAGCTCTGGCCGTTGGTGAACCTGCGCAAGAACCTGTTCCTGCCGACCAAGAAGGCTGTTGGCTACCGTTTGAGCAAGACCGGGAGGCAGGTGCGTGACTACGACGCGCCGCGTACCCCGGCGGACCGGGTGAAAGGTACCGGGGTGATGCTGCCACCGGAACGGGCCGCCGTGGAAGAGCTGCTTCGCGAGGTGGATCTGGCGAAATTGACCCGCCGGATCTCGGGAATCCAGCAGGACCTGATCCGGTTGGCTGCCGCCAAGACCTCCTCCCAGGCGAGGGTTGCCTGATGAGTTTCGAGAGCACTTTAGGTGAGGCACGCGGTGGTCATTTGGCGAGCACATTGACATGAGGCACTACGGCTTCTGCGTCGGGGTGAACGACCTGCGAGGGGTCGGTCCACCGGCACGCGGTCCGGGACTACTCATGGATCCATCTTGGCGTACTTCGGCCAAAACTAGATTCTGCATAATGATTGGTTTCCTGGTTCTCGCCCTACGCGATCGAGCTGAGGTGCTCTGTCACCGTGGTACCGCTCCAGCCTGACACGTAGGGACGGGACCCTCGTCACATGGAATCTGCAGAAGACTAAACGTAGCAAGTATGTCAGTACAGAATTCACGCGGATCGGAACGGGTGACAGGCTCGAATACACCTATGTCATTTCCGAGGAAGATGTCAGCGAGGACCTGTTCATCGGAGTTGTGCTTTCAAACGACTCTCCGTATCACCGGCATGGCACCAGCCACGACGATGTCCGCTTCTTTAGGTATCAAGTAAATCCGCCAAGGAGCATTCCTGGATCCCTTGAGGCCAATGAAGATATACCAGCGGTTCAATCAGGCTTTGCCGAACAGCCCAAGGGACCCGTTTGGAAAAGGTTCCTGCCCGGGGGTGGCCTGTAGGTCCTTGACGGCGACCCTGGCGCCGGCGGGTGGCACCGGCGTACCTACCACTGTCTACCATGGGTGTCATTTGGGTGTTATTATGGGGTCATGAGCATTTCAACGACCATCATCGAGGGGCACAACGAGACCGCCCGCATGGACATCCACGAGCTCGTACGACGCTTGAACAGCCATCTCGGCCCTCTCTTGGTGGCCGCACTGGCAGGTTC contains these protein-coding regions:
- a CDS encoding DDE-type integrase/transposase/recombinase, producing the protein MEFTGSQRRALALAGVSRSTWHYRHKPRERVQDPLHQSERAYESRISEEDRERISEFIRLGWANHNSVDHSFATAWDAGIMLASRRTWWRIAAEIEDQLLRPRVPTKRQNRRGTRTKPVLKATGPGQIWSWDITDVYSPWKSVVFKVYSVMDIFSRRIVAWRVEDREADHLAVEMFEGAITEHGAPHTVHADSGPAMKSHLLRDALTAHGVELSHNRPYVSNDNPFSESGFRTMKYRPGYPRIFKTVESAGAYIGDYVPWYNTKHKHSGIALFSPAQVHDGSWKEVWDTREHALQCYYEKNPGRFRTRPRTPAPANCVGINLPETKPALLSA
- a CDS encoding integrase catalytic domain-containing protein, which codes for MSARREITKKEATEYARASKKAKGVILTRLVIQLGWSRANARRQLNHALKRRGPASAVKRNPRPRTYGYDTLKVLQRVWLMAGQPCGKYLAPIMGPTLQNMENHPGSAPFGHEKARYTPAVRAQLLTMSPATIDRLLAPCKALLYPDAKSSTRSVANRHREAIPIMTHVPEIDKQPGLVAIDTVAHCGHTLKGEFAFTLTVTDVFTGWTMNRAIKNKAAKWIVQAMDEIATKFPYPIDHVHSDNGSEFLNDAVTKWCDVQGIRMTRSRAHHSNDNPFVEQKNGDIVRRSAFNYRYDTPAELVLLQELWPLVNLRKNLFLPTKKAVGYRLSKTGRQVRDYDAPRTPADRVKGTGVMLPPERAAVEELLREVDLAKLTRRISGIQQDLIRLAAAKTSSQARVA